TCAAATCCTTGACCACGGGCATATGGGGCAACGGATAGATCTTCACGTCGCCCTTCACCTCGTCGAGCCCGTAGATACAGGCCAGCGTGTTGATCCCCCCGATATTCATCGCGCACGAGCCGCAGATACCCTCGCGGCAGGAGCGGCGGAAGGTGAGCGTCGGGTCGATCTCGTTCTTGATCTTGATGAGTGCGTCCAGGACCATCGGCCCGCACTTGTCCATGTCGAGGAAATAGGTGTCGAGACGCGGGTTGTCGCCGCTGTCGGGATCGTAGCGATAGATCTGGAACTTGCGGACATTCGTGGCACCCTCGGGCTCGGGCCACGTCTTGCCCCGCGTGATGCGCGAGTTCTTGGGTAGGGTAAGCTGAACCATTCCTGGACCTCCGTCTCAACCGGCAAGCAAGGTGATGCTCTGCTCGGCAATGCAGTTCACGGCCTCGCGGCGGCTGGCGATGGCCAGCACCTCCTCGACCGTCGATTGGGTGACGCCGGTGACCGACGCGCTCGCGATGTTGAGGATTTCAGCCGCGCTCGCGGCGTCGATGATGCAATCCG
This window of the Roseovarius sp. SCSIO 43702 genome carries:
- a CDS encoding succinate dehydrogenase → MRRLAVILAAAALAGCTAANDAADAVARDRAKTVVNSVVAQRFPGVNAAPVTDCIIDAASAAEILNIASASVTGVTQSTVEEVLAIASRREAVNCIAEQSITLLAG